In one window of Solanum pennellii chromosome 2, SPENNV200 DNA:
- the LOC107012008 gene encoding NDR1/HIN1-like protein 6 → MAEQQRIHPVPEPEHELPVQKPSVPLVPKGSFSSEKGDPEKQQQQQQQPPFRRTIPYYPPLKPPKRRCCSCKRCLCCTCCLLFIIIIIIAALSAAFYFVFQPKIPKYSVDGMRITQFHYNNDMSLLFATFNVNITARNPNKKIGIYYENGSQLSVWYTGVQLCEGSLPRFYQGHQNTTVLSLDLSGQTQNVTGLLQALQVDQQRGSIPLNLRAKVPVKLKIGKLKLMKWNFLVKCSLDVDSLSANNAIRIRNSDCQFGFRL, encoded by the coding sequence ATGGCAGAGCAACAAAGAATTCATCCAGTACCTGAACCAGAACATGAACTTCCAGTACAAAAACCCTCTGTCCCTTTAGTGCCAAAGGGCTCTTTCAGTTCAGAAAAAGGTGACCCTGAGaaacagcagcagcagcagcaacaaccaCCTTTTAGAAGAACAATCCCATATTATCCACCATTAAAACCACCAAAGAGAAGATGTTGTTCTTGCAAAAGATGTCTATGTTGCACATGTTGTCTGTtgttcatcatcatcataatcattGCTGCTTTATCTGCTGCTTTTTACTTTGTCTTCCAGCCAAAAATACCAAAGTACTCTGTTGACGGTATGAGAATCACACAGTTCCATTACAATAATGACATGAGCTTATTGTTTGCTACTTTTAATGTTAACATCACTGCAAGAAACCCCAACAAGAAAATTGGGATTTACTATGAAAATGGTAGCCAATTGAGTGTTTGGTATACTGGTGTTCAGCTTTGTGAAGGGTCATTGCCAAGATTTTATCAGGGTCATCAGAATACTACTGTACTCAGTTTGGATTTATCAGGACAAACACAGAATGTTACTGGATTGTTGCAGGCACTACAGGTGGATCAACAGAGAGGAAGTATTCCATTGAATCTCAGGGCAAAAGTTCCAGTGAAGCTCAAGATTGGGAAATTGAAGCTTATGAAATGGAACTTTTTGGTTAAGTGTAGTCTGGATGTGGATAGTTTGTCTGCAAATAATGCTATCAGGATTAGAAATAGTGATTGCCAGTTTGGTTTTAGGTTATAG
- the LOC107012007 gene encoding uncharacterized protein At1g65710, giving the protein MGSCLSKKNTSCSSSKSTSTSTVAVSNTNQEIVKNSTQVDNKKEVEGESVKKEIFVIKHRKSHEVDRKTEEEKGIVIKGIEVVETVKNGISNSNGGLGLGLGLGKENGIVVSAPVRTSSCTKEEVDAILIQCGRLSRSSSTGKTGVLGSGGSTDTPQRSRKYSGSKRSFDFENDNGNEGMQDNVVDCEDDGVVGNGVRRHRQRQRQPRTPNSSSQGRRRTPSRERDQAQQQQRSGSSRERGSSGGGGGRRVSRSPGRRSDSPITTTTNGGNVASVNANGNNGGRPGKMISVPATVSSMVMDKSIDAAGTDNISAAAVKRIQVKRNAGGDGPRTAASPRARSPARVNAKVLNERDNNTHSNQNQQQPMSLSRSNSRKHEQSPYRRNPLSEIDSNVVLEQMPAPGLKVPSQKLNAETVSNGKVKEQQQNNVAMNVIVSGPESHKPQRSRSLRLSRDLDINPEALSNPPQSYTALLLEDIQNFHQKTNTTTPAFSLPPCVTKACSIVDAVADLNSTTSSNLSSALSDDRRRNATSEQFSQNDNAYFDPLGKKKLGIKDPFMESEVAVSDDLMEPSIQKYVTFRRGTDMEEQESSGSNSVVGGQQNWLSPSSWEPNSADSTDCWPSSKSYSRDDNKSPLGFQRHAISEISHDMEEGKRRVNVKRRESDNQQTGIGRGRVGLRGGISMAAST; this is encoded by the exons atggggaGTTGTTTGAGTAAGAAGAAcacttcttgttcttcttctaaGTCTACTTCTACTTCTACTGTTGCAGTTTCAAATACAAATCAAGAAATTGTTAAAAATAGTACCCAAGTGGACAACAAGAAAGAGGTAGAAGGAGAAAGTGTGAAAAAAGAGATCTTTGTTATTAAACACAGAAAAAGCCATGAAGTGGATAGGAAGACTGAAGAAGAAAAGGGTATCGTTATAAAGGGAATTGAAGTTGTTGAGACTGTGAAAAATGGTATCAGTAATAGCAATggtgggttagggttagggttagggttaggcaAAGAGAATGGTATTGTTGTATCGGCTCCCGTGAGGACTTCAAGTTGTACTAAAGAAGAGGTTGATGCTATTTTGATACAATGTGGGCGGCTTAGCAGGAGTTCATCTACTGGAAAGACAGGGGTTTTGGGTTCTGGTGGATCTACTGATACTCCTCAAAGGAGTAGAAAGTACTCTGGTTCCAAGAGGAGTTTTGATTTTGAGAATGACAATGGAAATGAGGGGATGCAAGATAATGTAGTAGATTGTGAGGATGATGGGGTTGTTGGGAATGGAGTTCGTCGCCATAGGCAACGCCAGCGTCAGCCTAGAACCCCTAATTCTTCGTCTCAGGGACGGAGGAGAACCCCGAGTAGGGAAAGAGACCAGGCACAACAGCAGCAGCGGTCGGGGAGTAGTAGAGAAAGAGGCAGCAGTGGTGGAGGAGGGGGTAGAAGGGTGAGCAGATCTCCTGGTAGAAGATCTGACTCACCAATTACTACTACCACAAATGGTGGTAATGTGGCTTCTGTTAATGCTAATGGAAATAATGGTGGTAGGCCAGGGAAGATGATATCTGTACCTGCTACTGTCTCATCTATGGTGATGGATAAGAGCATTGATGCTGCTGGAACTGACAATATATCTGCTGCTGCTGTTAAGAGGATTCAAGTGAAGAGAAATGCAGGTGGTGACGGACCAAGAACTGCTGCATCTCCGCGCGCTCGGTCACCAGCAAGGGTGAATGCAAAGGTGTTGAATGAGAGAGATAACAATACTCATTCCAATCAAAATCAACAGCAGCCCATGTCCCTTAGCCGTAGCAATTCAAGGAAACACGAGCAATCTCCATACAGAAGAAATCCTCTCAGTGAGATTGACAGCAATGTTGTCTTGGAGCAGATGCCCGCGCCAGGACTGAAGGTCCCTTCCCAG AAATTGAATGCAGAAACTGTGAGCAATGGCAAAGTCAAGGAGCAGCAGCAGAATAATGTTGCAATGAATGTGATTGTATCAGGACCCGAAAGCCATAAACCACAGAGAAGCAGGTCTTTAAGGCTATCTAGAGACCTGGATATCAATCCTGAAGCTCTCTCAAACCCTCCTCAATCATATACTGCACTGTTGCTTGAAGACATCCAAAACTTCCATCAAAAGACTAATACCACCACCCCTGCATTTTCACTACCACCTTGTGTAACAAAAGCTTGCTCAATTGTTGATGCAGTTGCTGACCTGAACTCAACCACTAGCTCCAATCTGTCCAGTGCTCTCTCCGATGACAGGAGAAGAAACGCCACATCTGAGCAATTTAGTCAGAATGATAATGCTTATTTCGATCCTCTAGGGAAGAAGAAGTTAGGGATCAAGGATCCCTTCATGGAGTCTGAAGTTGCTGTGAGTGATGACCTTATGGAGCCAAGCATACAAAAGTACGTAACTTTCAGAAGGGGAACTGATATGGAAGAACAAGAATCCTCAGGAAGCAACAGTGTTGTTGGTGGTCAGCAAAACTGGCTTTCCCCTTCCTCATGGGAACCAAATTCGGCTGATTCAACTGACTGTTGGCCTTCTTCAAAGTCCTACAGTAGAGATGATAACAAAAGTCCTCTAGGCTTTCAAAGGCATGCAATATCTGAGATTAGCCACGACatggaagaaggaaaaagaagagTGAATGTGAAGAGGAGGGAATCTGACAACCAGCAAACAGGAATAGGCCGTGGCAGAGTTGGACTTAGAGGAGGGATTTCTATGGCTGCTTCTACTTAA
- the LOC107008678 gene encoding gamma-tubulin complex component 2 has protein sequence MDSAAAISLCPSTPGWNLDRPFLTGQFYQETKISSGTTEYKGFSADSSSGADKAIGCYHATIQELIVIDDLLSTLIGIEGRYISIKKVRGKEDDITFQVDASMDLALQEFAKRLFPLCESYILINQFVETRSQFKTGLVNHAFAAALRALLLDYQAMVAQLEHQFRLGKLSIQGLWFYCQPMMGSMQALSMVVKKAAADNCVGSAVLNLLQSQAKAMAGDHVVRSLLEKMSQSASTAYLGILERWVYEGVIDDPYGEFFIAENKSLQKESLTQDYDAKYWQQRYSLKDEIPSFLANAAETILITGKYLNVMRECGHSIQIPVAEKSKLTSAGSNHHYLECIKSAYDFASGELLNLVKNKYDLMGKLQSIKHYLLLDQGDFLVHFMDTAREELMKKPDEISVEKLQSLLDLALRSTAAGADPCHEDLLCCVERTTLLKRLSTLKDLEISRSAPDSNDLEEPLSITGLETFSLNYKVRWPLSLVISRKALTKYQLIFRFLFHCKHVDRQLSGAWQVHQGLRKLDMQGTTVSVSSLLCRNMLKFINSLLHYLTFEVLEPNWHVMLNRLQTAKSIDEVIQYHDFFLDKCLRECVLLSPALLKKVERLKLICLQYAAAMQRLITSSLDTTDNDTLSNDSPSIEKYKNLKLRTPYQMLRLAPENVTVLESVLKFEKEFSFELHSLGPILSSGSRAEPYLTHLAQWILGVGKDQ, from the exons ATGGATTCAGCCGCTGCAATTTCTTTATGCCCATCAACTCCTGGTTGGAATCTCGATCGTCCCTTTCTTACTGGCCAATTTTATCAG GAAACAAAGATTTCGTCTGGAACTACTGAATACAAGGGGTTTTCTGCGGACTCAAG TTCCGGAGCAGATAAAGCTATAGGTTGTTACCATGCCACCATTCAG GAATtgattgttattgatgatcttCTATCTACCCTTATTGGAATTGAAGGACGCTATATTTCTATCAAGAAAGTCCGAGGGAAGGAGGATGACATAACCTTTCAGGTTGATGCATCTATGGATTTAGCTCTTCAG GAGTTTGCAAAAAGGCTGTTCCCGTTATGCGAAAGTTATATCTTGATTAACCAGTTTGTGGAGACAAGGTCACAGTTCAAGACAGGCCTAGTCAATCATGCCTTTGCTGCAGCTCTAAGGGCACTCCTCCTT GACTACCAAGCAATGGTGGCACAGCTTGAACATCAATTTCGCTTAGGAAAACTTTCCATACAAGGATTATGGTTTTACTGCCAG CCAATGATGGGTTCGATGCAAGCACTGTCTATGGTGGTGAAAAAGGCTGCAGCGGATAACTGTGTTGGTTCTGCAGTCCTTAACCTCTTGCAAAGCCAG GCAAAGGCAATGGCTGGTGATCACGTAGTGAGGTCTTTGCTGGAAAAGATGTCACAATCAGCAAGCACTGCATATCTTGGAATATTAGAGAG GTGGGTGTATGAAGGAGTGATAGATGATCCTTATGGTGAATTCTTTATTGCTGAGAACAAGTCTCTTCAGAAG GAGAGTCTTACTCAAGATTATGATGCCAAGTACTGGCAACAACGTTACAGCCTGAAAGATGAAATTCCTAGCTTCCTTGCAAATGCAGCAGAAACAATTTTGATCACtggaaaatatttaaatgtcatGAGAGAGTGTGGACATAGCATTCAG ATCCCTGTGGCAGAAAAGTCAAAGTTGACAAGTGCAGGCTCAAATCATCACTATTTGGAGTGCATCAAGTCTGCTTATGATTTTGCCAGTGGCGAACTATTAAATCTTGTTAAAAACAAG TATGATCTCATGGGTAAACTGCAATCTATTAAGCACTATCTTCTTCTTGATCAG GGTGATTTCTTAGTGCACTTCATGGATACAGCTAGAGAGGAGCTCATGAAGAAGCCTGATGAGATATCTGTGGAGAAGCTACAG TCTCTTCTAGACCTTGCTTTGCGATCTACTGCAGCTGGTGCAGATCCTTGCCATGAGGACTTGTTATGTTGTGTG GAGAGGACTACTTTATTGAAAAGATTGAGTACATTGAAAGATCTTGAGATCAGCCGGTCTGCTCCAGATAGCAATGATTTAGAGGAGCCACTGAGCATAACTGGCTTGGAAACTTTTTCTTTGAATTACAAG GTTAGATGGCCCTTATCTCTTGTAATATCACGGAAAGCCTTGACAAAATATCAGTTGATTTTCAGATTTCTATTTCACTGTAAGCATGTTGATAGGCAACTCTCTGGGGCATGGCAAGTACATCAG GGTCTCCGCAAGCTTGACATGCAAGGAACTACAGTTTCTGTATCATCTTTGTTATGTCGCAATATGCTGAAGTTCATAAATAGTCTCTTACACTATTTGACATTTGAG GTGCTTGAACCTAACTGGCATGTAATGCTCAATAGACTTCAAACTGCGAAAAGCATTGATGAG GTTATCCAATACCATGACTTTTTTCTTGACAAGTGCTTGAGGGAATGTGTGCTTCTATCACCAGCCCTTCTTAAG AAGGTGGAGAGGTTGAAATTAATATGTCTGCAATATGCAGCTGCAATGCAACGGCTGATTACCTCCTCGTTGGATACTACTGACAATGACACATTGTCTAATGATTCTCCCAgtatagaaaaatataagaaCTTGAAACTAAGGACCCCATATCAGATGCTGAGACTAGCTCCTGAAAACGTCACAGTATTAGAATCCGTTCT gaaatttgaGAAGGAATTTTCGTTTGAGCTTCACAGCCTGGGACCGATATTAAGCAGTGGCTCTCGAGCAGAACCATACTTGACTCATCTTGCACAGTGGATCCTTGGTGTGGGAAAAGACCAGTAA
- the LOC114073837 gene encoding rust resistance kinase Lr10-like: MWKSLLTKLNSFKEKSVLRVGKCCQYWILASNQRMQVRVVLEMSILLFLLFIPSLSLGQRLEGCEDSWCKSHGPIVHFPFRLSHQPKHCGYDPGFELHCNNKDDTILELPPSVHLVVEKIDYVSQQIHLYDPDQCLPAKLPKLNLSQFNLKNEYYPMVLLNCSAPLADSDDDFVPCLSSSGYKVYAVYETYHLNFFLSEPCTKIHHYPYAWYTFRENKLQLNWSIPLCRSCEFKGMDCGFKDEIKQLETHCFNRTAINQKGMKSKKPLVAGVVLGTALVCIIAFLLYKLYLTSRNERESRARLEKFLEDYKAIRPTRYTYSDIKKITDDFNEKLGEGSYGTVYKGRLSSEIYVAVKVLRDSKGKGEEFINEIGTIGRIHHVNVVRLVGFCADGFRRALIYEYLPNDSLERFILPVSSSTGSVSVISWNKLQHIALGTARGIEYLHQGCDQQILHFDIKPQNILLDHNLNPKICDFGLAKLCSKEKSAVTMTAARGTIGYIAPEVLSRNFGKVSHKSDIYSFGMLLLEMVGGRINLDAKTINHSKVNSLEWIYRHLEKGEELKIRIEEEGDATIVRRIAIVGLWCIQWHPVDRPSIKEVTQMLEGDGSHLNLSPNPFMATDKPKLNASPLSEDLDVILEIK; this comes from the exons ATGTGGAAAAGTCTGCTCACCAAATTGAATAGTTTTAAAGAAAAGTCAGTCTTGAGAGTTGGAAAATGTTGCCAATACTGGATATTAGCATCAAACCAAAGAATGCAAGTAAGAGTAGTTTTAGAAATGTCCATCTTACTTTTCTTGCTATTTATCCCATCGCTTAGCTTAGGACAGAGACTAGAGGGTTGTGAGGATTCTTGGTGCAAGAGTCATGGTCCCATCGTTCATTTTCCGTTCAGACTCAGTCATCAGCCAAAACATTGTGGCTATGATCCTGGCTTTGAACTACACTGTAACAATAAAGATGACACCATCCTTGAGCTTCCACCGTCTGTTCACTTAGTTGTTGAAAAGATTGATTATGTCTCACAGCAAATTCACCTTTATGATCCTGACCAGTGCTTACCAGCCAAGCTACCAAAACTGAATTTGTCAcaattcaatttgaaaaatgaatactATCCCATGGTCCTATTAAATTGTTCAGCACCATTAGCAGATAGTGATGATGACTTCGTTCCTTGTCTTAGTTCTTCTGGTTACAAAGTTTATGCTGTTTATGAGACTTATCACCTCAACTTCTTCTTGTCTGAGCCTTGCACAAAAATTCATCACTACCCTTACGCATGGTACACATTTAGGGAGAACAAACTGCAGCTGAATTGGTCTATACCACTCTGTAGGAGCTGTGAGTTCAAAGGAATGGATTGTGGCTTCAAGGATGAAATAAAACAATTGGAAACTCATTGTTTCAATCGAACAGCTATAAACCAAAAAG GTATGAAATCTAAGAAGCCCTTGGTTGCAG GTGTAGTTTTAGGTACAGCGCTTGTTTGCATTATTGCCTTCTTACTTTATAAGCTATATTTGACAAGTAGAAATGAAAGAGAGAGTCGAGCTAGACTTGAAAAGTTTTTGGAAGACTACAAGGCCATCAGACCAACACGATATACTTATTCTGATATTAAGAAGATAACTGatgattttaatgaaaagttagGAGAAGGGAGTTACGGAACTGTATACAAAGGCAGACTTTCCAGTGAAATCTATGTTGCAGTAAAAGTCCTACGCGATTCCAAGGGTAAAGGGGAAGAATTTATCAATGAAATCGGTACAATTGGGAGAATCCACCATGTTAACGTGGTCCGCTTAGTTGGTTTTTGTGCTGATGGATTCAGACGAGCTCTGATCTACGAATACCTACCAAATGATTCACTTGAAAGGTTTATTTTACCAGTGAGCTCAAGTACGGGTAGTGTCTCAGTCATCAGCTGGAACAAGCTTCAACATATTGCTCTGGGTACTGCAAGAGGGATTGAGTATCTTCACCAGGGATGTGATCAGCAAATCCTGCATTTCGATATCAAACCACAAAACATCCTTTTAGACCACAACTTGAACCCCAAAATATGTGATTTTGGCCTAGCCAAACTGTGTTCTAAAGAAAAAAGTGCGGTCACTATGACAGCTGCTAGGGGTACCATTGGTTACATTGCACCAGAAGTGTTATCAAGAAACTTTGGTAAAGTTTCTCACAAGTCTGATATTTATAGCTTTGGGATGCTCTTGTTAGAAATGGTTGGTGGGAGGATAAATTTGGATGCTAAGACGATTAACCATAGCAAAGTGAATTCTTTGGAATGGATATATAGACATTTGGAGAAAGGGGAAGAATTGAAGATTCGGATAGAGGAAGAAGGAGATGCTACAATTGTGAGAAGAATAGCTATTGTTGGACTTTGGTGCATACAGTGGCATCCCGTTGATAGGCCTTCAATAAAAGAAGTTACTCAGATGCTGGAAGGAGATGGGAGCCATCTTAACTTGTCCCCAAATCCTTTTATGGCTACTGATAAGCCTAAGTTAAATGCAAGTCCTCTCAGTGAAGATCTAGACGTGATATTAGAAATTAAATAA
- the LOC107008877 gene encoding microsomal glutathione S-transferase 3, protein MAGVEFLPKEYGYVILALVVYCFLNFWMSFQVGKARKQYKVPYPTMYATEAENKNAKSFNCVQRGHQNSLEMMPTFFMLMIVGGIRHPLICASLGAVYIVSRYFYFTGYSTGDPQNRLTLGKYNFLAIMALMICAASCGVNFLMS, encoded by the exons ATGGCCGGAGTTGAATTCCTCCCCAAAGAATATGGATATGTAATTCTTGCTCTTGTCGTCTACTGTTTCCTCAACTTCTGGATGTCCTTTCAAGTCGGCAAAGCCCGCAAACA GTACAAGGTTCCTTATCCAACAATGTATGCTACTGAAGCTGAAAACAAGAATGCTAAGTCCTTTAACTGTGTTCAG AGAGGTCATCAGAATTCATTAGAAATGATGCCAACATTTTTCATGCTGATGATTGTTGGAGGAATTAGGCACCCTTTGATTTGTGCATCTCTTGGAGCTGTTTATATTGTATCTCGCTATTTCTACTTCACTGGTTATTCCACTGGCGATCCCCAAAATCGTCTTACTCTTGG GAAATACAATTTCTTGGCAATTATGGCACTGATGATTTGCGCAGCATCTTGTGGAGTTAATTTTCTTATGTCGTGA